From the genome of Notolabrus celidotus isolate fNotCel1 chromosome 5, fNotCel1.pri, whole genome shotgun sequence, one region includes:
- the ca4a gene encoding carbonic anhydrase 4a produces MQQLIASALLASLWTLCTGSGDWCYQSQFSCDHQCNAPEKWDHADSKCGGKYQSPINVVTRKTLKDERLTPFKFDNYQQTFRGTIKNNGHSVQVGVPHMSTVSGGGLPSTYKAVQFHLHWGNNGGPGSEHTIDGEQYPMELHIVHMKHHYTDLTTALSDPEGVAVLGFFYERSNSANRKYDPIINALKSIQNKDGNTSLLPVSLAQLIPTEQNLTSYYRYKGSLTTPGCTEAVVWTLFESPIPLSIEQLRAFSELKFQDGKAMVGTFRPVQPLNGRQVYRSGGVVTLISSTLLMVTIATALGFSQPN; encoded by the exons ATGCAGCAGCTCATCGCGTCCGCTCTACTGGCTTCACTGTGGACCCTCTGCACGGGATCAGGAG ATTGGTGCTATCAGTCCCAATTCAGCTGTGATCATCAGTGCAATG CACCAGAGAAGTGGGACCATGCAGACAGCAAATGTGGAGGAAAATACCAGTCACCCATCAATGTTGTCACCAGAAAGACTCTGAAAGACGAGCGACTGACTCCTTTTAAATTTGACAACTACCAGCAGACCTTCAGAGGCACCATCAAAAACAACGGACACTCAG TTCAGGTTGGAGTCCCTCACATGAGCACCGTCTCAGGTGGAGGCCTGCCATCCACCTACAAGGCAGTGCAATTCCACCTGCACTGGGGCAACAATGGAGGGCCTGGCTCTGAACACACCATCGATGGGGAGCAGTATCCCATGGAG CTGCACATTGTTCACATGAAGCACCACTACACTGACCTGACCACAGCACTATCAGACCCCGAAGGAGTTGCAGTCCTTGGTTTTTTCTATGAG agGTCAAACAGTGCAAACCGAAAGTATGATCCCATCATCAACGCTCTGAAAAGCATACAAAACAAAG ACGGAAATACATCTCTGCTTCCCGTCTCTCTGGCTCAACTGATCCCAACTGAGCAGAATCTGACCTCTTATTACCGCTACAAGGGCTCTCTCACCACTCCGGGGTGCACCGAGGCTGTGGTCTGGACTTTGTTTGAGAGCCCCATCCCACTGAGCATTGAGCAG CTGCGGGCATTCTCTGAGCTCAAGTTCCAAGATGGGAAGGCGATGGTGGGGACCTTCAGGCCGGTGCAGCCACTGAATGGCAGACAGGTGTACCGGTCAGGTGGTGTTGTGACCCTCATCAGCTCTACCCTCCTCATGGTCACCATCGCTACTGCCTTGGGATTTTCCCAACCCAACTAG